AATGCAGCATCGGCTATTGGCGACGACCGCCTGCAGCGCCGGTCGCAAGGCTATGTCGTTCCGGAATCCTTCACCCATGGCACGTCCGAGCAGCGCGTGCGCTGGTTCAAGCGCGGCCTCGAGACGGGCGACATGAAATCCTGTGATACCTTCGCGACCGATCAGATCTGATCGGTAGTGTGGGGTTCTGAAACAAAAGCGGGCGCTCCGATTGCCGGGGCGCCCGTTCGCATTCGTGTAAGGATCTGTCAGCCCTTGCTCATCGCATTCTTGATGAGACCGGCGATGACCGTGAGGATCGCGCCGCCGCCCGCGCCACCGATCACGCTCTGGATGATATTGCTCGACGTGGCGGAGGCGTCGGCCGCCGACATGCCCATGTAGTGCTGGAGAATCTGGCCGAGGATGAGGCCGCCAACTGCGCCGACGATAGAATTGCCGACTGTGCCGAGGCTGGCATTCTTGACCGCAGCGCCGGCCCCGTTGCCGCCCAGCGCGCCGAGGACTAGCTGAATGATGAAATCCATGACTTAACCCCTCTATGGTTGCCCAAAGCTGCATTTCTGCAGCTTCTGGGAGTCTATACCTCCACCGACCAGCGTAAAGAGCGATTATCGGCGCTGTGCATAGACTGGTTCAGAGTCAATAGGCATTCTGGGTTTTGAGCAGCGCCAAGGGAGTTCGCGCGAGGATGTAGAGATCGAAGCCGAGCGACCACCGATCGATGTAGTCGAGGTCGTAAAGGACACGCTGCTCGATCTTCTCCTTGGTGTCGGTCTCGCCGCGCCAGCCATTGATCTGGGCCCACCCGGTGATCCCCGGTCTCACCCGGTGGCGGGCGAAATATCCGTCGACGACTTGTTCGTAGAGCGCTTCCTGCGCCTTTGCCTGGGTGGCGTGCGGGCGTGGTCCGACAAGAGAAAGGTCACCTTTCAACACATTGAAAAGCTGGGGTAATTCATCGAGCGAGGTCTTGCGGATGAAACGCCCGACGAGAGTCACGCGCGGGTCACCCTTGCTTACCAGGCGTGTTGCGTCGGCGTCGGCCAGAGCGACATGCATCGAGCGGAATTTGTAGATCTCGATGAGCTCGTTGTTGAAGCCGTAGCGGCGCTGTTTGAACAGGATGGGTCCCTTGCTGTCGAGGCGAACCGCGAGCGCGGTCGCGGCAAGGACAGGCCACAGCAGGACGATGAACAGGAGCGCCAGAGTCCGATCCATCGCCGCCTTGAGGAAGGACGACCAGCCGGTCAGCGGGCGGTCGAAGACGGCGAGCAGCGGCAGGTTGCCAAGATGTGTATAGGCGCGCGGGCTCAATTTGAGCTTGGAGGCCTGGCCACTGATTCGGATGTCCACAGGCAGTTCCCAAAGCCGCTTCAGGATCTGCAGTAGCCGCGCTTCGGCGGATAGCGGTATCGCGACGATGATGAGATCGACCCGATTCTCACGCGCGAAACCGGCAAGCGCGCTGATCTTGCCGAGCTTCTTATGGGTGCGGACCGCTTCCGGGCTCCTGTCGTCGAAGCGGTCGTCGAACAGGCCGACAATATCGATGTCGAGGCCGGGGGAAGATTCGAGCGACTCGATGGCTTCCTCGGCCGCCTTGCCGCCGCCGACGATGGCGATGCGCTTGGTGAATCGGCCGGCACGGTCGAGAGGTCTGACCCACAAAGCGACGGCACCGCGCGTCACGATCAGATAGGCCGCTACGAGGAGTGCCCAGCTGTCGAGCCACAACAAGGGAAGAGCAATGAGGCCGAGCCAGGCCAGGAGAAAGTTGAAGGCACCCGCCGCGAGACAGGTCAGGATGGAAAACAGGATGGACCGGAAGCCGTGACGCAGCGAGGTGATGTCGTAGAGACCGAAGCTGCGCATCGCGACCATGGCAAGCAGCACCAGCTCGAGGACGAAAAAGCCGATGAGGGCGTTATTGTCACCAGTGCCGGGGAGGTTCGCGAAGCCGAGCGTAAGGACGAGCCCGCCAAAGCAGAGGAAGACGAAGTCGAGCCCCTTGAGCAGACGCTGGAATACTTCCACATCGATATAGGACTTGCGCCCCTCAGTCCGCCTCTCGACCATTCCAGGTCCCCCGCCCACCTGCCTCGTCGCCTCGAATTCAATTCAAATCCGAGGAGTCGAAATCGTTATCAATCCATTTGGAGCTTACGCACCTCGAAGTCGAGCGATTTGACTGCACGTGCTCCCGATTCGCGAGGCCCTTAACATGGGGGCGTATAAGCAGTGGTAAAGTATCTGGACTGGCCGGCGGTCCCGCCAAAAATAAACCCCGCACGAGATGC
This genomic stretch from Nordella sp. HKS 07 harbors:
- a CDS encoding undecaprenyl-phosphate glucose phosphotransferase, with product MVERRTEGRKSYIDVEVFQRLLKGLDFVFLCFGGLVLTLGFANLPGTGDNNALIGFFVLELVLLAMVAMRSFGLYDITSLRHGFRSILFSILTCLAAGAFNFLLAWLGLIALPLLWLDSWALLVAAYLIVTRGAVALWVRPLDRAGRFTKRIAIVGGGKAAEEAIESLESSPGLDIDIVGLFDDRFDDRSPEAVRTHKKLGKISALAGFARENRVDLIIVAIPLSAEARLLQILKRLWELPVDIRISGQASKLKLSPRAYTHLGNLPLLAVFDRPLTGWSSFLKAAMDRTLALLFIVLLWPVLAATALAVRLDSKGPILFKQRRYGFNNELIEIYKFRSMHVALADADATRLVSKGDPRVTLVGRFIRKTSLDELPQLFNVLKGDLSLVGPRPHATQAKAQEALYEQVVDGYFARHRVRPGITGWAQINGWRGETDTKEKIEQRVLYDLDYIDRWSLGFDLYILARTPLALLKTQNAY